AGTGATGCAATCGCCATTAAAGATTTCTACTGCACCGCAGGTACTTAATGAATATGATGTTTATGTTTTTCCCATTCACATTTCATTCCATTCTCTTGATTTAACTATTGTTTATGGCTTTTTTGCCATCTCTTTTTCTTATCCAGTTATCAATTGATGCTCAGAAGATTGAAGAAAGAACTATGAGGCAGTGCATTCTAAGACCTCTGACACCTTCATCAAACAAAGTTTCCGTGAGTGTAGCCTTTGCACCAATCAATGCTTAGCTTTTGTTGTTTGTGTGATTACCATGGATGTGTTAAGAAGCTCTCTAGTCCCTTCGATCTTGTTTGACAATTAGTTTGGCCTTTCAATGGCAGCAGAAGCATTATAAATATAGTTATTCAGCTTTTTTTGTAGTTATTAATCAAGTAGTACAGCTACAAGCAAGGAATTCTTAAACTTTGACATTTCATTTAATTTCTTTGTAATTAGTGAATCAACTATATCTTTTATGTCTGTACACCAAGAATATCTACTTTTGCAGCTAACTTCATTATTACATTATCCCTCTTTTTAATGTTTTATGCTATGAGTGATCATAAGCTAAATGGTAAAATTGGAATACAGGTTGGTTTGATTGCCCCATGATTTTTTAACTAAGGTAGCTCGATAGTTTATGGAAGCTTTGACTTACCCACGAACCAAATGCTGGTAAATACTGTAGCAGTGATAAGGACTGCTTTTATGTTGTTCATTTATCCAAACGAAATGCACAATATTTTCCAAGTACGGGAGAACTGATTTAATAGTTGTTTGAACGTACATGTTTGGGATTGAACGTATGCATTTTCGTGTATCTACAATCCTGAATATTTCCGACATCTTTTATTTAACGTTGCAGTTTGCATCTGCATTATTCTGCATGGAACACGCTTCATAAATCACTGTTAAATCAGGAAGTTGAAACTTCTTTTCTGTTGCAGCATTGGGTTATCAAACTGTATTGATCTAAGCTAGTGCTTTACCGATTTGACTTTGGACAATTAAAAGGTCAGAGGGTTGACATATCCATGTTCCTGAAAGATATTTTAGACCGAACCAATTAGCTAACATTTGAAAACTTTAGGAGTTGGTGAATTCCTCAGGCTATGTTGTGTGGCAACAAATACAAGAAACAAATCTAGTACTCAGTGGTAGTTATTACTCTGTATTATAACAATGATGCTGTACTTTTGATTATAATATCACTATTGTCAGAAACTGTGACACATCTTTCTTATCGCTGTCTCGTCTCTTGATTATAGCCTAGTGTAAGCTGGCTATTATTCATCCAAGTCTTATGAAAGTAGCTAATATAGTGGTTGATAGGAACAGCATCTTGTTTCCATCATTTATGTTCTATCAAAGGTCTGTGGTTGTGGATACCTGTAAGTTCTTGTAAACTTAGATAAAGATAAGCATGTTATTAGAAATTTAATGGGCAAGCGAAGTACTTGGGCTAAATGATGACATCTGACTACCTGAGGATGACAAGAATAAAAGATTGTGTTACTTCTGAATCAGTTGGTCAATATCATTGCTTATCTGAAAACCATCTGTGTATAGACTTACTGTATTACTTGATTAGCATTGGATCTCTAATATATTTCCTGTCCTTGCCCAGATGCAGTAGATAACCTTTTTAAGTGATTTTGCTTCTTTTGGCtgctttttttgtttgtttcccttATTTGTCGAGTAATGTTCTTTTGTGCTGAATTGGTGGCATTTTGGTTTGAACTAATTCAACAAGAATACTGTATAGGTATCAAGTTCATTCGACAAGTTGAAACCCAAAGGTGCAAGAGCTGGAGAGTCTAATGGTCCTATTAAGGTAGCACCACAATTGTCAATACAGCCTTCTAGCAGCTCTGTCCGTACTCCAATCAAAACTGACCTTGTAAAGCCATCTCAATCTGGAAGCCTTCAAGTCCTTAGCCGAGAGCAGAATGGTACTGTAAATACTGCCAAAGACTGCACTAGCAATCCTGTGAGCCCTGTTTTAGGTCGATCTTCTTCAATGGAACCTATGAGAAAGCCTGTTGTCAACCAAAAGCCAAAGGTTGTCAGTAATGGTCTTCCTTTGCATCTGGTACAAGGTTCATTTGGTGAGAGAAAAGCAAGTGCAAAGGACAAGCTTAAATTCTTTGAGTTGTTGCGGAGCAAGTCTGTAAATGGTTCAAGCACTGCTATCGAGTCTCCATCTAGCTTGATTGATGAGCAGCAGAACTCTTGTCTTGATTTGTCTTTGTTTAATTCTGGATTCAAGTGTATTGAAAACGGGAGTAGTTCCTGTGAGGAAGCAAATTCCCGCGAGGGATCTCAGCAACACTTATCTGACAATGAGGAAACCATTCCTCCTTCAGAATCTCGTGATGTTTTAAATGTGGGATCTCTGGGGATTCTAGTTGATAACAGGGATGCCCACTCTTCGTCAGTACTCGCTGACACAGAAGATGTAGCTTCCAAGGAGCCACAGGCAGACAAGGCTGAAGATTTTCTGTCCATCATACCTGCGCATATAAATGATGGTTCTGCGATGTCCAACTCTGTCGAGAATGAAGCCAATTTGCCACTTGATCCCATTGGAGCAGAGGGGGAGGAAGCCTATCCTGCTCAGGAGTTTCGACACATTGGATCAGGGGAGGAGGAACCCTATCCTGCTCAAGAGTTCGATCCCATTGGAGCAGAGGAGGAATTCTATTTTGCTCAGGACAAGCCAAGTCCAGAAGAGTTGGCTTTCCTGCGATCTCTTGGCTGGGATGAGAACGAAGAAGTTCCACCTCTTCAACAGGAAGAGATTGCTGATTGTGTAAGTGTTTATTGCGTTCTCTAATCTAGTCAATCAAAATTATTTCAATTTACTCTAGCAACGTATTGGTATCATCATGTGGTAGTGCATATTACTAatggcctgtttgtttcagccgTGGCTTTTGGGCTTTTGCTGAAAGTTGGCTTCTAGCTTTTGACTTTTGACTGTTGGCTTTTACGagaaatttttagcttctcagcacacaaGTCAGAGAAGTATTTTagctagcttctcagcttttagtttatttcatcaGAAGCTAGCTTTTTTAGCTTTTCAGAACCCTGTTTGTCCTAAAGCATTCTGGCAAGCTACTTCATGAATGTGTAGTAAAAAATTTTATGTTTCCCACTATTTTTGTAGGTAAGGCAGAATGTGAGGCTGCAGCAGAAGCTTCAGGAATGCAGAGGCTAATTGCTGAATTGGTGCTTTATGGAGCAACGTTATTGTGTCTGTCACCATGCTGAAAACATGTGGACGTGAAGCTGTTGCATGAAGAGTTTTGGTAGCCACCTCAGTCAACCGACATGGAATGATTGTCTAGCTTAGCAAATCGAGAGTTTTTTTCTTAATGTTTGTTCAGCATTGTGGGGGGAGGTTTCATGAGTAGAGCTGATATTTTCCCCTGCTGAAAAGAGGTTTTAAGGTTTTTCTTCCTCATTTTCCCAGAAGGAATACCAAACGAAAGTATGTCTGGTGTTGGAGGCACATAGGGGTGCGTTGCTCGGGAAGAATAggttgtctttttttttttttttttttacttttcatGGCTTAtcctttttcagaaaaaaagaagggaaaaaagaatGCTCGATCTTAACATGAAAAGGTGCACAGGTTTACCTTGATCTTGAATTGCTTGGCCTgcgtttttctttttccttttttgttttcattgtGTACCTTTTCAGTCTTTCGTTCTTTAATTTGGCAACCACCCCTTTTGTTCGTGTACATGTCGCTCTTTTTTTAACAAACGGTTCTCGTAAATGTTACATGGAGGTTTTAATTAGGAAACCCAAATTTGAGGTAGAACAAATGTAGCGAAAGCTAGCTCTCCTGATGGATTAAGCATCAATCTTCTATTAATGTCTATTTCCTAGTTGCTAGTGCCCACTGATAGGTCAGGACTCAGGACACGTTCGACTACGTTCCGATTGCTCGTACACAATGCTTTCCGGTGCCCTACAAATCAACACGTCTTCTCAGTAACAGTTCCCGTTAGCCAGTAGTGTGTCACAAGATTCTACGATGACATGGAATCTTAGGTTGTATGGTTGGGCACCCGCCCCTGCTACAGGGGAGCCATTAGAATGGACGGCGCTGATCTACGTAACAGAATCTTAGGCCCGGTCGTcaagaaaataatatgtatgTTGATGTATGTTAGATGTTGCTTTCTCATGGTCAGGAATGATCCTGACAACGAATTCGGACTGCGTCGGATGATGTGTGTTGATAGGGTTTTTAGTGGGATTGGATGGATACAAGAATgtgggaattttttttattcagatCTTCTGTGAgataatagttttatatattatctaattttttggATTTAATGAATTTATTATATAATGTCTCTCTTTACGAGTCGAGTCCTCCTCTTTATATATTAGGGAAAATGAGTATATATAAACGAATTGTGTCAAATTTTGTAGTAGATCTAATTCTGATGAAACCAACTATTTCTAAGTCATCGTTACGGAGGGCATGCACGACCAACCTGTCATGATCGTCCTGCAGGCTCTGTCACGTTCGCTGAGTGATGTCATCCTCGTCCATGAGGCTATTCCGTACCATTAAATGTTACAGGACAAGTCATTTTAATTTTACGCCTGTTCACGACCATGCTCGTCCAAAAGAGATGTCTAGGGAAAGAAAAAACTTAAGTGGATAGTATTTAATACGATTTGAAcggttaggtgagtacctatCTTGCTATTAGCAGTGACCAGTTGTAGGATCTTCTCCTTCGATCAAGGAGCTGGTTGACTGAGCCCCACCTTAGTCGTGGAGTGAAACTGTAGTTTCGAGGATATCAACTATCGACTGACATTTAGTAGCATGGGACTCGTCCGAACACCTCTTATCTATTACATCGACACTCGCATACATTCATGTTTTTTCGAGAAACACTAATACAACTCGGAGATACACACTCACCGCACCTACTGACGATCCTCAAAAtaattgacaaccctcaaaagAATAGCATATCAGATTGCTCACCGAACCACTATACGCCGTCATGATAAGAAGCTCCCGTACGTACGTAGGCCATTTTTACTTGACCACCCATGAACCAGCTTATTTGCGAAAATTAAAAGAGCATGTTGATTTTAATTTCTGGACGATTATTGCGTGGGCATGACCGTCTTTGTTGGAGCAGAAGTACCCTAGCTACCGGCCAACTAGGTGCACCtgaatacacacaaacaagagCAATCCCAATCATGAGTTACTTGCAAGGGAAACAAACCCAAGTAGGCCACTCGTGTAGGAAGAACACACATGGTCAGGGGCCAAGCAATCTAGTCCCAATTGGACCGGCCGGTTGCTCACCAACTCACGCATCATACATATGTTCGCTACCTAGCCCTTTTGTTTTTGGAAGGGGCCAAACAATACCGAACATCCCTCGCAAAAGAAGCACAGAACTGTAGTAGAATTCTTCTGAATTTAAACAGGAGCAATGTGGTGCTTCTTGAGAGCATGTAGAAGCACACAACTTCGAGGAACGTTCTGAAGTGAAACGCGGCGATCAAAATCTTAACCATTTGAACCTGAAAGGCCACATGGATACTCTCAGCAAAGGAAGATGCTAACAATTACAGACCAAACAAGCGCCAAGGAGAAGCTAGCAATGGGATAAAACAGCCACCTCGGATCGTGAGTCTCCTTCACGGTTGCTTAATTCTCATCTCTCTTTCCACTTCCTCTCTGTTGTTTTAGCTTATTGGATTACGATCGATCATTTGCATGTGGTCATAGAGCAAACCTTACTATAACTACCAAATCACAATTATATGTGCATGATCACAAATATAAGTATGGCCTTTGTCCAATAGAAGAAGAATAATCAAGCACAAGATAGTTTTCTCTTGTGCTGCCATTCCAAGCTCCAAGCCAAAGAATGGAGGCAGTACGGCTGCTTCGTCTGTTGGTGGTCGTGGTGATCGCGGCCAGTTGCACCACCGGTGCCCTGGCCGCGACGCCCCAGCTCAAGGGCCTGCGCATGCACCTGACGCACGTGGACGCGCACGGCAACTACTCGAggctgcagctgctgcagcgggcggcgcggcggagcCACCACCGCATGTCCAGGCTCGTGGCGCGGGCTACCGGCGTGCCGGTCGCGTTGAGCAGCAAGGCCGTCGCGTCGGGCGGCGACCTGCAGGTGCCGGTCCACGCGGGCAACGGCGACTTCCTGATGGACCTGGCCATCGGCACGCCGGCGCTGGCATACTCGGCCATCGTCGACACCGGCAGCGACCTCGTGTGGACGCAGTGCAAGCCGTGCGTCGACTGCTTCAAGCAGAGCACGGCGGTGTTCGACCCGTCCTCGTCCTCCACCTACGCCACCCTGCCGTGTTCCAGCTCCTTCTGCAACGACCTGCCCACCTCCACGTGCACGTCGGCGTCCAAGTGCGGCTACACCTATACCTACGGCGACGCCTCGTCGACGCAGGGCGTCCTGGCCACGGAGACCTTCACGCTGGCCAAGACGAAGCTCCCCGGCATCGCCTTCGGCTGCGGCGACACGAACGAGGGCGACGGGTTCTCGCAGGGCGCGGGGCTCGTTGGCCTCGGCCGCGGCCCCCTCTCGCTGGTCTCCCAGCTCGGCCTCGAGAAGTTCTCCTATTGCCTCACCTCCCTCGACGACACCAGCAAGAGCCCGCTCCTCCTCGGCTCCGTCGCCGATATCTCGGAGAGCGCGGCCACCTCGCCGGTGCAGACCACCCCGCTGATCAAGAACCCGAGCCAGCCGTCCTTCTACTACGTATCCCTGACGGGCCTCACCGTCGGGTCGACGCACATCACCCTCCCGAGATCGGCGTTCGCGATCCAGGACGACGGCACGGGCGGCGTCATCGTGGACTCCGGTACGTCCATCACGTACCTGGAGATGAAGGGCTACCGCGCACTCAAGAAGGCGTTCGTGGCGCAGATGGCGCTGCCGACGGCGGACGGGTCCGGGATCGGGCTGGACCTGTGCTTCCAGGCACCCGCGAAGGGCGTGGACCAGGTGTCGGTGCCGAAGCTGGTGTTCCACTTCGACGGCAGCGCGGACCTGGACCTGCCGGCGGAGAACTACATGGCGCTGGACTCTGGTTCCGGCGCGCTGTGCCTGACGGTGATGGGCTCGCGGGGGCTGTCCATCATCGGCAACTTCCAGCAGCAGAACTTCCAGTTCGTGTACGACGTCGGCCCGGACAAGCTCTCCTTCGCGGCTGTGCAGTGCAACAAGTTGTGAGCGCGCCTACGTGCGGCCCTGCTGTACTGCCGCTCTTGTTCTTAGCCGTACGTGTACGTACCTGGAAAAAATAATACTGTGAGACCGAATCTAATTCATAGTGTAAtatgtgaaaatttatttttttttcgtGTTTCGTCATAcatgattttatatttttatcataatttttatgataatatttaCTACGTATCATACTATAAATTGGATTTAGACCTTAAATATATAAGACTAGAAAAAATAAGATTATTTTTTCATATGTATGTGATTGTAGTGTTGGATGGACCATGCATGACGGTACCATATTCATGGTGCGCTGATTCCTACCAGTTGCTGCAAGCCTGGAACAATAAGCGGGTTTGCTTTTGCCTTCGATTTGGTCCATGTACTGGCCTGATACTGTGTTGCAAAATCCCTTGGTTCCAAACAGGCCTTCCCTGCGTTTAGACCTCGCGAGGTTAGTGTTCTCCGTATCTTTTACTTGCTTCAATTTGTGCCAGTCACTCTCGGAGCTTCTAAAAAATCAACTCTTGTCGGAGACAGCTGGGACCCTAATGATTCTCAATTGCTTCAAGAGTCATTCAGAAATGAGAAATCGGGACAATCAACCAGGGCGGTCAGAATCCCCAAGTCTCCATCTGATGCTGCTTtgctgatgctgatgctgatgctgcGTACAGACGTGCGAGCCGTCCATCGCAGAATTGGAAAAGGTCTCCCAGCTCGCTAGCACGTCGAGACGGGACCCGGCACGGCGGTATCGCGGAACCGTCGTGCTGCCGCCCATGTTTCACACGCGCGGGCGCTTCGGCCGTCTGCGTGAGGTCCTTCCACGGCGCACGGTCCAAGCGTACAAAAACGTTCGCAGAGCAGACCGTGTTTTCTCCGGACATATTGTATGTTGTGTACGCTACCCGTATGAGACGTTCACCCACCCCCGCTTGTCACTGCTAGCCGGGCCCGCTAGCTAGATGCTTCTCCAACCTCTAGCGCTGTCGTCCTCCACCCTTTGTGTGCACGTCCACTGGTGACGGGGTTAGGGGTGGGGttgctagggttagggttccgaAATTGGGTGGCGGCTAGTCCAACAGTGGCTACAGGTTGTTGGCAAGGCAGCGAAGCATAGCCGATCGTGAGTGGCAGAGGATGGTGGTGGGCGGTGCCGATAGCGGTTGTAGATTCAGCGGTAGGTGATGAGTCAATGGCTTATTTGGATACGATCAACACCGtctaataattctcaaatcataaaaGATCCAATTATAAGAGTATGTGTATGATAATTAGATCACAAGGTAAactcgtttctcgttgttcatgcttaattggatgaattactactaaattcttgtgatgttttattgctcaggaacgtgggagaagcaccacaaccttacccgaacgtCACCTCTCGAAagtcaagtctactcgaactcgaggTTGAACTCTAGTCGTGATCGTGGTCGTGATCGAAatcgaagtcatggtcgtggtcaagtCTCAGGACAGCACGTAAGTAAAATATGCATAATTCtatcatacgaagtccgttttataATATCTTAGATATTCTGGAAAACTTACGATGAACTCTTTCCCATGGATATGAACTCGactaaatatttcttatagtttagtcaatgtcaaagaaataaggtgttgaccaccgttttggacctagttgggtcttgtaatcgtatcGGGATCAAAgttcaggttgtgcacgcctttttccatggctgcacaactctaggtcgatctcctcacgcccccttataaatatataatagtCGTTATAGTTTAGGTTCGAGTTTAggttagattattctgttttagatagtttcgtcgcttatcagtttgttgaaccctaactcgagtacttcattagttatcaacaatattcaaattgcgTCTATCTGTTCTTACTTGTGCTCTCAATTCACTAGTAGAAAAAAtcttcttgacgaggtcaaccatgtcttagtacggttgataactacagagtagtggtgaagtggttgcgagggtttttgatctgttctgatgagagcctttggatcatcaatatcgaagctccaccaaatcgacttatcatattacctacggAAGATCATGCTACTAATGTAAGAGAATGGGCTatatcatgaaggattgctcaaGTCAGCtagcgtacattgcaacagaggacGGTGGATATATAAGTGATAGCGATGTtcaggatgaatatgctcttgtagcTAACATTGCAAGTGAAGAGAACGAACacgagatggatatcgaccatgaggaagaatttgGTGCTGCTGCCACATAGAATTATAAGActctcattgtgcagcgagtgttaagcacaaaaatagagcaagcggaatagctacaacgccacaatctatttcagatgttcctcagaGTCAAGGATTACTGTGTTCgcatcattattgatggagggagctgcaacaatttaGTAAGTTCAGATTTAATCGAGAAGCTTATCTTGCCGACAAGAATCCATCCttacccttatcatattcaatggttcaacaacagcggtaaggtgaaggagTTTGTGGATATTTTTCCAGCTGAAGTACCCACAGTATTACCGCCAATTTGaggaatagaacatcaaattaatttgattctAAGAGCAACTTTGTCAAACCGtgttgcatataggaccaatccggaagaTACTAAGGAAATTTGGCGACAAATCCAAGACCTTTTAGATCGCGGCaagtcacatgagtcacactttgatcatctacgtgctatttttaatgctttgagagatgcatatttgtttggtaacctcaaaaagtgtaTCTTTTGcgcggatcgagtctcttttcttagctatgttgtt
This genomic window from Phragmites australis chromosome 7, lpPhrAust1.1, whole genome shotgun sequence contains:
- the LOC133924313 gene encoding aspartic proteinase nepenthesin-1-like, coding for MEAVRLLRLLVVVVIAASCTTGALAATPQLKGLRMHLTHVDAHGNYSRLQLLQRAARRSHHRMSRLVARATGVPVALSSKAVASGGDLQVPVHAGNGDFLMDLAIGTPALAYSAIVDTGSDLVWTQCKPCVDCFKQSTAVFDPSSSSTYATLPCSSSFCNDLPTSTCTSASKCGYTYTYGDASSTQGVLATETFTLAKTKLPGIAFGCGDTNEGDGFSQGAGLVGLGRGPLSLVSQLGLEKFSYCLTSLDDTSKSPLLLGSVADISESAATSPVQTTPLIKNPSQPSFYYVSLTGLTVGSTHITLPRSAFAIQDDGTGGVIVDSGTSITYLEMKGYRALKKAFVAQMALPTADGSGIGLDLCFQAPAKGVDQVSVPKLVFHFDGSADLDLPAENYMALDSGSGALCLTVMGSRGLSIIGNFQQQNFQFVYDVGPDKLSFAAVQCNKL
- the LOC133924312 gene encoding uncharacterized protein LOC133924312 isoform X1 — translated: MERGEPSLKPEWLLRVPSTIAATAPRPATSSRVDDQGRGSSSRNRSSGSDRDRSSQQSSSRRGSGSSGSRRSDRDGIGKSRGYASFGRNNRERGQEKDPDFRDGESRLVQPEDPLRDGFESFSSCRPEKDRLNRTRSKAAISNRAVGVSLDNGNISKKDTGGISFEREFPHLGSEDKNGKQDIGRVPSPGISTPIQSIPLVNAPDCWNSVLVEVPILGDPNINLVSSSLSPAGSSKQTEVSNSGSALSMSETVMQSPLKISTAPQLSIDAQKIEERTMRQCILRPLTPSSNKVSVSSSFDKLKPKGARAGESNGPIKVAPQLSIQPSSSSVRTPIKTDLVKPSQSGSLQVLSREQNGTVNTAKDCTSNPVSPVLGRSSSMEPMRKPVVNQKPKVVSNGLPLHLVQGSFGERKASAKDKLKFFELLRSKSVNGSSTAIESPSSLIDEQQNSCLDLSLFNSGFKCIENGSSSCEEANSREGSQQHLSDNEETIPPSESRDVLNVGSLGILVDNRDAHSSSVLADTEDVASKEPQADKAEDFLSIIPAHINDGSAMSNSVENEANLPLDPIGAEGEEAYPAQEFRHIGSGEEEPYPAQEFDPIGAEEEFYFAQDKPSPEELAFLRSLGWDENEEVPPLQQEEIADCVRQNVRLQQKLQECRG
- the LOC133924312 gene encoding uncharacterized protein LOC133924312 isoform X2: MAAAGAQYNSCHSSPACDFIPHDQGRGSSSRNRSSGSDRDRSSQQSSSRRGSGSSGSRRSDRDGIGKSRGYASFGRNNRERGQEKDPDFRDGESRLVQPEDPLRDGFESFSSCRPEKDRLNRTRSKAAISNRAVGVSLDNGNISKKDTGGISFEREFPHLGSEDKNGKQDIGRVPSPGISTPIQSIPLVNAPDCWNSVLVEVPILGDPNINLVSSSLSPAGSSKQTEVSNSGSALSMSETVMQSPLKISTAPQLSIDAQKIEERTMRQCILRPLTPSSNKVSVSSSFDKLKPKGARAGESNGPIKVAPQLSIQPSSSSVRTPIKTDLVKPSQSGSLQVLSREQNGTVNTAKDCTSNPVSPVLGRSSSMEPMRKPVVNQKPKVVSNGLPLHLVQGSFGERKASAKDKLKFFELLRSKSVNGSSTAIESPSSLIDEQQNSCLDLSLFNSGFKCIENGSSSCEEANSREGSQQHLSDNEETIPPSESRDVLNVGSLGILVDNRDAHSSSVLADTEDVASKEPQADKAEDFLSIIPAHINDGSAMSNSVENEANLPLDPIGAEGEEAYPAQEFRHIGSGEEEPYPAQEFDPIGAEEEFYFAQDKPSPEELAFLRSLGWDENEEVPPLQQEEIADCVRQNVRLQQKLQECRG